Proteins from one Microtus pennsylvanicus isolate mMicPen1 chromosome 7, mMicPen1.hap1, whole genome shotgun sequence genomic window:
- the Tchhl1 gene encoding trichohyalin-like protein 1, translating into MSRLLRGIFCIIETFHKYTSEDGNNKARLTHRELRQLLEGEIGDFLQPHIFHAVERKLNLLDPDRDGTISFEEFLLSIFSLLNLFYLDTSLLYSEPRLVSKSKKMDGVDLRAATRSSQQVAGVGPTQERMLFAPEMASSAQPSHEDGEAGGHNKMSPWEDIKTQNLPQEVSEPHDPENQHPEEDGQEITQDGEEVAQDMPATEYDAVLFQRTMPGEVSKQSHSPTQVIPKEGGRAVRKQSDTKVRDHMAQRPSEGEEQAAEKSKHSVTQDPFPQKEDRVMSEHTDSPLEAAAGKPPQTQKVIELTDDSRISETQEPGEDAGRTSPRTTNLENLRGEGRTSETHGFPAQEGKYETQNQSAERGSETSTQGKQEEERNERDRKPRPLTPEAQTQDEKCQEFSGPWREPGTQGLTSEEGNQNFPEIKEESISGTEARHSEDDAAEAILINKSSPETEETLGTKGRSQELALLENRSQGKSHRATRIHDKPVRKEDHSEGDDPEVSVTQSDLAPEVGGTSSDSGEPQVPGGVKSQADTAGDSKQGSDDNKPDLQKQGAPGKSLRVKKAVVLSIQEDRQFREEQEQPAREKQDTLGAAVQPRERQEVQESTAGGENRKSPEAEGSGAQ; encoded by the exons ATGTCGAGGCTCCTGAGAGGTATCTTCTGCATCATTGAGACATTCCACAAGTATACCAGTGAGGATGGCAACAACAAGGCAAGGCTGACCCACAGAGAGCTGAGACAGCTCCTGGAGGGGGAGATTGGGGACTTCCTTCAG CCTCATATCTTTCATGCTGTGGAGAGAAAGCTGAACCTGCTGGATCCTGACAGAGATGGCACCATCAGCTTTGAGGAATTTCTTCTCTCAATCTTCAGCCTATTGAACCTCTTTTATCTTGACACATCATTACTATATTCAGAACCAAGACTGGTGTCTAAATCAAAGAAGATGGATGGTGTGGACCTTCGGGCAGCCACCAGAAGCAGTCAGCAGGTAGCAGGGGTGGGACCAACTCAAGAGAGGATGCTGTTTGCACCAGAAATGGCATCGTCAGCTCAGCCTAGCCATGAAGATGGTGAGGCAGGTGGGCACAATAAGATGAGCCCATGGGAAGACATTAAGACCCAAAACCTGCCACAAGAGGTGTCTGAGCCTCATGACCCTGAGAATCAACACCCAGAAGAGGATGGTCAGGAAATCACACAAGATGGCGAGGAAGTTGCACAAGATATGCCAGCAACAGAATACGATGCAGTCCTATTTCAGAGAACTATGCCAGGGGAGGTGTCCAAACAGAGCCACAGTCCAACACAGGTGATCCCCAAAGAAGGAGGTagggcagtcaggaagcaaagtgaCACCAAGGTAAGGGACCATATGGCACAGAGGCCATCTGAAGGTGAGGAACAGGCTGCAGAAAAGAGTAAGCATTCCGTAACACAAGATCCATTCCCACAAAAAGAGGACAGAGTCATGTCAGAGCACACTGACTCGCCACTGGAAGCTGCTGCTGGGAAACCACCTCAGACACAGAAAGTCATTGAGCTTACGGATGATAGTAGAATATCTGAAACTCAAGAACCAGGAGAGGATGCTGGCAGAACATCACCCAGAACCACAAATTTAGAGAACCTCAGGGGTGAGGGTAGAACATCGGAGACTCACGGGTTTCCCGCACAAGAAGGAAAATATGAAACACAGAACCAATCTGCCGAACGTGGGAGTGAAACATCTACTCAAGGcaaacaggaggaagaaagaaacgaACGTGATAGAAAACCCAGACCTCTGACACCAGAAGCCCAAACACAGGATGAGAAGTGTCAAGAGTTTTCAGGACCATGGAGGGAACCCGGTACCCAAGGGCTAACCTCAGAAGAAGGAAATCAGAACTTCCCTGAAATTAAGGAAGAATCCATCTCAGGAACAGAGGCAAGACACAGTGAGGATGATGCAGCAGAGGCAATTTTGATTAACAAAAGCAGCCCCGAAACTGAAGAGACACTGGGAACAAAAGGAAGGTCCCAGGAGCTGGCCCTACTTGAGAACCGATCTCAAGGGAAAAGTCACAGGGCCACCAGGATTCATGACAAGCCAGTCAGGAAGGAAGATCACAGTGAGGGGGATGATCCTGAGGTATCAGTTACACAGAGTGACCTGGCTCCAGAGGTAGGCGGCACCAGCTCAGACTCAGGTGAGCCACAGGTGCCAGGGGGTGtgaagagtcaggcagacactGCTGGAGACTCTAAGCAAGGGAGTGACGATAACAAGCCAGATCTCCAGAAACAGGGAGCACCAGGCAAGAGCCTCAGAGTGAAGAAGGCAGTAGTGTTGTCAATCCAAGAAGACAGACAGTTCCGGGAGGAACAGGAACAGCCCGCTAGAGAGAAGCAGGATACTCTAGGGGCAGCTGTGCAGCCCAGGGAAAGACAGGAGGTGCAGGAGTCCACAGCAGGAGGTGAAAACAGAAAATCTCCAGAGGCAGAGGGTTCAGGGGCCCAGTGA